From the genome of Thermococcus chitonophagus, one region includes:
- a CDS encoding HAD family hydrolase → MIIAFDFDGTLVDSYSCIEEAFYRALKRTYPWLPGKRQLAKILTKIEEQFERPKFGKSARRIKAPNIFKGKFARAWFEERAKLTKPLDGAREVLQELKERGHIVISFSAEDFIPGIKEYRLKQSGLYDLFDDVIIFGHKYSLCEAFLMVREKYGDELFVWVDDKPWRFIGRGDEKTEYVWMYFPYTAKFVSNDILALIPHLHVIRDLWSLLDVVERLEKELNLR, encoded by the coding sequence ATGATAATAGCCTTTGACTTCGACGGGACACTAGTTGACAGCTACTCCTGCATTGAGGAGGCATTCTATAGAGCGTTAAAGAGAACTTATCCTTGGCTCCCAGGTAAAAGACAATTGGCCAAGATACTCACAAAAATAGAGGAACAATTTGAACGACCCAAATTCGGAAAGAGTGCTCGAAGGATTAAAGCTCCGAATATCTTCAAGGGGAAGTTTGCTAGGGCGTGGTTTGAGGAGAGGGCGAAGCTTACAAAGCCTTTAGACGGGGCTAGGGAAGTCCTTCAGGAGTTAAAAGAGAGAGGGCATATAGTTATCTCTTTCTCAGCTGAGGACTTCATCCCTGGGATTAAGGAGTACAGGCTCAAGCAGAGCGGTCTCTACGATCTCTTTGACGATGTTATAATTTTCGGCCATAAGTACAGTTTGTGTGAAGCTTTCTTAATGGTCAGGGAAAAATATGGCGATGAATTATTTGTATGGGTTGATGATAAGCCTTGGCGCTTCATAGGAAGAGGAGATGAGAAAACTGAGTACGTTTGGATGTACTTTCCATATACCGCAAAGTTCGTGAGTAATGACATTTTGGCATTAATTCCTCACCTTCATGTAATTAGGGATCTTTGGAGTTTGCTTGATGTCGTTGAAAGGCTGGAAAAAGAGTTGAACCTCCGCTAA
- the dcd gene encoding dCTP deaminase: MLLPDWKIRKEILIEPFSEESLQPAGYDLRVGREAYVKGKIINVEEEGKVVIPPKEYALILTLERIKLPDDIMGDMKIRSSLAREGVLGSFAWVDPGWDGNLTLMLYNTSNEPVELKYGERFVQIAFIRLEGPAKNPYRGNYQGSRRIMLSKRRSAK; encoded by the coding sequence ATGCTACTCCCAGACTGGAAGATAAGGAAAGAAATACTCATTGAGCCTTTCTCAGAAGAATCTCTTCAACCAGCTGGCTATGATCTCAGGGTAGGTAGAGAAGCCTATGTCAAGGGGAAGATCATTAACGTGGAGGAAGAGGGGAAGGTGGTAATTCCTCCAAAGGAATACGCCTTAATCCTTACTCTAGAGAGGATTAAACTTCCAGACGATATAATGGGAGACATGAAGATCAGGAGTAGCCTCGCTAGAGAGGGAGTTCTCGGCTCGTTTGCTTGGGTTGATCCTGGATGGGACGGCAACTTAACCCTAATGCTATACAACACCTCAAATGAGCCAGTAGAGCTCAAGTACGGAGAAAGGTTCGTGCAGATAGCGTTCATTAGGCTAGAAGGGCCAGCTAAGAATCCATACAGGGGCAACTACCAGGGAAGCAGAAGAATCATGCTCTCAAAGAGAAGATCTGCCAAGTAG
- the rpl12p gene encoding 50S ribosomal protein P1 — protein sequence MEYVYAALLLHSVGKEINEENLKAVLQAAGVTPDEARIKALVAALEGVNIDEVIEKAAMPVAVAAAPVAAPAEAGEEKKEEEKKEEEEKEEEVSEEEALAGLSALFG from the coding sequence ATGGAGTACGTGTATGCTGCTCTGCTCCTCCACAGCGTTGGAAAAGAGATAAATGAGGAGAACCTTAAGGCTGTCCTTCAGGCTGCTGGAGTTACCCCAGATGAGGCTAGGATAAAGGCTCTCGTCGCTGCTCTCGAGGGAGTTAACATCGATGAGGTCATTGAGAAGGCCGCAATGCCCGTTGCAGTTGCAGCTGCCCCAGTAGCGGCTCCAGCAGAGGCTGGCGAAGAGAAGAAGGAAGAGGAGAAGAAGGAAGAAGAGGAGAAAGAGGAAGAGGTTTCAGAAGAAGAGGCCCTTGCCGGCCTCAGCGCTCTCTTCGGATGA
- a CDS encoding 50S ribosomal protein L10, with product MAHVAEWKKKEVEELANLIKSYPVVALVDVSSMPAYPLSQMRRLIRENEGLLRVSRNTLIELAIKKAAQELGKPELEKLIDYIQGGAGILVTKMNPFKLYKFLQQNRQPAPAKPGAKVPKDVVIPAGPTSLTPGPLVGQMQAMGIPARIERGKVTIQKDTTVLKAGEVITPELATILNALGIQPLEVGLDLLVAYEDGIVYTPEVLAIDEQEYINMIQQAYMHAFNLAVNVAYPTPETIEAIIQKAFLNAKAVAVEAGYITKETIDDILGRAFRAMLLLAQQLPEDLLDEKTKELLSAQAQVAVAQQVEEKKEEEKVEEKEEEEEESSEEEALAGLGALFG from the coding sequence ATGGCCCACGTCGCTGAGTGGAAGAAGAAGGAAGTAGAGGAGCTCGCTAACCTAATCAAGAGCTATCCAGTAGTTGCCCTAGTTGACGTTTCCTCAATGCCAGCTTATCCCCTCTCACAGATGAGAAGGCTTATCAGAGAGAACGAGGGTTTGCTCAGGGTTTCGAGGAATACGCTCATTGAATTGGCTATAAAGAAGGCCGCCCAGGAGCTTGGAAAGCCAGAGCTTGAAAAGCTAATTGACTACATTCAGGGTGGGGCTGGAATTCTAGTTACAAAGATGAACCCATTCAAGCTCTACAAGTTCCTCCAGCAGAACAGGCAGCCTGCTCCGGCAAAACCAGGGGCCAAGGTTCCTAAGGACGTAGTTATTCCAGCAGGTCCAACTTCATTAACCCCTGGTCCCCTCGTGGGTCAGATGCAGGCTATGGGAATTCCGGCGAGGATTGAGAGGGGTAAGGTGACTATCCAGAAGGATACTACAGTCCTAAAGGCTGGAGAAGTTATAACCCCCGAACTTGCTACTATACTCAACGCCCTTGGAATCCAGCCCCTTGAGGTAGGTCTCGACCTTCTAGTTGCGTACGAGGATGGAATAGTTTATACACCAGAAGTTCTGGCTATTGACGAGCAAGAATACATCAACATGATACAGCAGGCTTATATGCACGCATTCAACCTAGCAGTTAACGTTGCATATCCAACACCTGAGACAATTGAAGCAATCATTCAGAAGGCATTCCTTAACGCCAAGGCCGTTGCCGTTGAGGCCGGTTACATTACGAAGGAGACAATCGATGATATACTTGGCAGAGCTTTCAGGGCTATGCTGTTGCTTGCCCAGCAGTTGCCTGAGGATCTACTAGATGAGAAGACCAAAGAACTTTTAAGTGCCCAGGCTCAAGTTGCCGTTGCACAACAGGTAGAGGAAAAGAAGGAAGAAGAAAAAGTTGAAGAGAAGGAAGAAGAGGAAGAGGAGTCCTCCGAGGAGGAGGCCCTCGCTGGATTGGGTGCTCTGTTTGGATGA
- a CDS encoding 50S ribosomal protein L1, with the protein MPFDRQKIVEAVKEAKARAKPRNFTQSVEVAVNLKDIDLKRPENRFKLEVVLPHGRGKDVKIAVIADGAVAEAARRLGLDVISSAELEEIAQSPRQARKLAKKYDFFIAEAPLMPKIGRYLGRYLGPRNKMPVVVPPTMTNLEPIVNKLKKTVRIQLKNNPVVHAPVGTEKMSDEELAENIEAVLNAIIGKLERGENQIKSVYVKTTMGPAVRIEG; encoded by the coding sequence ATGCCCTTTGACAGGCAGAAAATCGTGGAAGCGGTGAAGGAGGCTAAAGCCCGGGCCAAGCCGCGTAACTTCACACAGAGTGTCGAGGTGGCAGTGAACCTCAAGGATATAGACCTTAAACGTCCTGAGAATAGGTTTAAGCTTGAGGTAGTCCTTCCCCACGGGAGAGGGAAGGATGTGAAGATCGCGGTCATCGCTGACGGTGCAGTTGCTGAGGCGGCGAGGAGGCTCGGGCTTGATGTTATTAGTAGTGCCGAGTTAGAGGAGATAGCCCAAAGCCCGAGGCAGGCGAGAAAGTTAGCTAAGAAGTACGACTTTTTCATTGCTGAAGCACCGTTAATGCCCAAGATCGGTAGGTACCTCGGTAGATACCTCGGTCCCAGGAACAAGATGCCTGTAGTTGTCCCACCAACAATGACTAACTTAGAACCGATAGTGAACAAGCTAAAGAAGACAGTTAGAATCCAGCTCAAGAACAATCCTGTAGTTCACGCTCCAGTGGGAACTGAAAAGATGAGCGATGAAGAATTGGCAGAGAACATTGAGGCAGTGCTCAACGCCATAATTGGAAAGCTTGAGAGGGGAGAGAACCAGATAAAGTCAGTGTACGTTAAGACAACGATGGGCCCAGCTGTGAGGATTGAGGGGTGA
- a CDS encoding 50S ribosomal protein L11 translates to MPKQVVEVLVEGGKATPGPPLGPAIGPLGLNVKQVVDKINEATKDFAGMQVPVKIIVDPVTKQFEIEVGVPPTSQLIKKELGLEKGSGEPKHNIVGNLTMEQVIKIAKMKRDQMLALTLKAAAKEVIGTALSMGVTVEGKDPRVVQKEIDEGVYDELFEKAEKE, encoded by the coding sequence ATGCCAAAGCAGGTTGTTGAAGTCCTCGTCGAGGGAGGTAAGGCAACTCCCGGTCCTCCACTTGGTCCTGCCATAGGTCCTCTTGGCTTAAACGTTAAGCAAGTAGTTGACAAGATCAACGAGGCAACCAAGGACTTCGCGGGGATGCAGGTTCCAGTGAAGATCATAGTTGACCCAGTAACCAAGCAGTTCGAGATTGAGGTTGGTGTTCCGCCAACGAGCCAGCTCATAAAGAAGGAGCTTGGCCTCGAGAAGGGGAGCGGTGAACCCAAGCACAACATCGTTGGTAACCTAACCATGGAGCAGGTAATCAAGATCGCAAAGATGAAGAGGGATCAAATGCTGGCCCTAACTTTAAAGGCAGCAGCTAAGGAAGTAATTGGAACGGCATTAAGCATGGGAGTTACAGTTGAGGGTAAAGATCCCAGGGTAGTTCAGAAGGAGATTGATGAGGGTGTTTACGACGAGCTTTTTGAGAAGGCCGAAAAAGAGTGA
- a CDS encoding transcription elongation factor Spt5 has translation MGGKIFAVRVTQGQEENTARLIYSKVRTYNLPIYAILSPSKVKGYIFVEAPNKSAVDEAIRGIRHARGVLPGEIPFSEIEHFLEEKPAVSGLEPGDIVELISGPFKGEKAKVVRVDEAKDEIVVELIGAIVPIPVTVRGEYVRLISKRQKEE, from the coding sequence ATGGGTGGGAAGATATTCGCGGTTAGAGTTACCCAGGGACAGGAAGAAAATACTGCGAGGCTAATCTATAGTAAGGTTAGGACATATAACCTTCCAATCTATGCTATTCTCTCTCCGTCTAAGGTTAAAGGTTATATATTTGTTGAAGCTCCCAATAAAAGCGCTGTTGATGAGGCTATTAGAGGGATAAGGCACGCTAGAGGTGTTCTCCCTGGGGAGATTCCCTTTAGTGAGATTGAGCACTTCCTCGAGGAGAAGCCTGCCGTTAGTGGTCTTGAGCCAGGGGACATCGTTGAGCTAATATCAGGCCCATTCAAGGGTGAAAAGGCTAAGGTCGTCAGGGTCGATGAGGCAAAAGATGAAATTGTCGTTGAGCTTATAGGAGCAATAGTTCCCATTCCCGTTACCGTTAGGGGAGAATACGTTAGGCTTATAAGCAAGCGTCAGAAGGAGGAGTGA
- a CDS encoding protein translocase SEC61 complex subunit gamma encodes MATFQEKIREFWKESKRVFLVTKKPRWDEYKKAAKITGLGIIIIGLIGMLIRIMGILALGG; translated from the coding sequence ATGGCAACGTTTCAAGAGAAGATCAGAGAGTTCTGGAAGGAGTCAAAGAGGGTCTTCCTCGTGACCAAAAAGCCAAGGTGGGACGAATACAAAAAGGCCGCAAAGATAACTGGCCTTGGAATTATCATAATAGGGCTAATTGGCATGCTCATAAGAATCATGGGAATCCTCGCCCTTGGAGGTTGA
- the ftsZ gene encoding cell division protein FtsZ: MLKLVENVVERVANEENKVQEVQVPQSSIDEELKKIVEQIKARIYVVGVGGAGGNTVNRMMEVGVTGAKIIAVNTDAQDLLKIKAHQKILIGKELTRGLGAGNDPKVGEEAAKESEREIREALEGADMVFITCGLGGGTGTGAAPVIAEIAKKMGALTVSVVTLPFTMEGIRRAKNAEYGLKRLAKNSDTVIVIPNDKLLEVAPKLPIQMAFKVADEILVQAVKGITELITKPGLVNLDFNDVRAVMKDGGVAMIGIGESDSEKRALEAAEQALNSPLLDVDISGAKGALISISGADVKLEEAQQIIEYVTRNVDPKAQVIWGIQLEPELEKTIRVMIIVTGVTSRYVTMQEETPVTSEEEETRKVTISIPEL; encoded by the coding sequence ATGCTGAAGCTTGTAGAGAACGTTGTTGAAAGGGTCGCTAATGAGGAGAATAAGGTCCAGGAAGTTCAAGTTCCTCAGTCAAGTATTGATGAGGAGCTTAAAAAGATAGTGGAGCAGATTAAGGCTAGAATTTATGTTGTGGGTGTTGGTGGGGCTGGAGGCAATACCGTTAACAGAATGATGGAGGTTGGCGTTACCGGAGCAAAAATAATAGCCGTAAACACCGATGCCCAAGATCTCCTTAAGATTAAGGCTCATCAAAAGATACTCATTGGTAAAGAGCTTACTAGGGGATTAGGAGCAGGTAATGATCCAAAGGTTGGTGAGGAGGCAGCTAAAGAGAGCGAGAGGGAGATCCGGGAGGCCTTAGAAGGGGCGGACATGGTATTCATTACCTGTGGTCTTGGTGGAGGAACTGGAACTGGTGCTGCTCCAGTGATAGCTGAGATAGCGAAGAAGATGGGTGCTCTGACGGTTTCAGTCGTTACACTGCCCTTCACAATGGAGGGAATTAGAAGGGCAAAGAACGCTGAGTATGGTCTCAAAAGGCTAGCAAAGAACTCAGATACGGTCATTGTAATTCCAAACGACAAGCTACTTGAAGTAGCCCCTAAGCTACCGATTCAAATGGCGTTCAAAGTTGCTGATGAAATCCTCGTGCAGGCCGTTAAGGGAATCACCGAGCTGATAACTAAGCCCGGTCTTGTGAACCTTGACTTCAACGATGTAAGGGCAGTAATGAAGGACGGAGGAGTTGCAATGATTGGCATTGGTGAGAGCGACAGCGAGAAGAGAGCGTTAGAGGCCGCTGAACAAGCACTTAACAGCCCACTCCTTGATGTTGATATAAGCGGTGCTAAGGGAGCATTGATCAGCATAAGCGGTGCTGATGTCAAGCTCGAAGAGGCTCAGCAGATAATCGAGTATGTTACTAGGAATGTCGATCCAAAGGCGCAAGTTATCTGGGGAATTCAGCTTGAGCCAGAGCTTGAGAAGACGATTAGGGTCATGATAATAGTTACTGGCGTTACCTCTAGGTACGTAACAATGCAAGAGGAAACCCCGGTAACTTCAGAGGAGGAGGAAACTAGGAAGGTTACAATTAGCATCCCTGAACTTTAA
- a CDS encoding D-aminoacyl-tRNA deacylase, with the protein MKVIMTTKIDKASMNIKEKLIENFGFKESEGSFDGNPLYKRGDMIILTTNDEMIYYDNLDREIERQLDFKPEVIAFASRHSSKQKLPALTTHVTGNWGKAMYGGKDESFAVALPTAMKLALLKMNELNGLGWTVCYEATHHGPSELEVPSFFIEIGSSEEEWVNDRAGEIIAETIMYVLNEYERHLGKFKVALGIGGGHYAPKQTKRALEGDIAFGHILPKYAQPVSKDIILKALNRFAENVDAIYVDWKGSRGETRQLAKTLAQELGLEFIKD; encoded by the coding sequence ATGAAGGTCATAATGACTACAAAGATAGACAAGGCTTCAATGAACATAAAGGAAAAACTAATTGAGAATTTTGGATTTAAGGAGAGTGAAGGCTCTTTTGATGGCAATCCCCTGTACAAGAGAGGTGATATGATTATACTAACAACGAATGATGAGATGATATACTATGACAACCTCGATAGGGAAATTGAGAGGCAACTTGACTTTAAGCCTGAGGTCATAGCCTTTGCCTCGAGGCATTCAAGCAAGCAGAAGCTTCCGGCCCTAACTACTCACGTCACGGGCAACTGGGGTAAGGCAATGTACGGAGGAAAGGATGAGAGCTTTGCAGTGGCCTTGCCTACGGCAATGAAGCTCGCTTTACTTAAGATGAACGAGCTTAACGGTCTGGGTTGGACGGTTTGCTATGAGGCAACCCATCATGGGCCGAGCGAGCTAGAAGTCCCGAGCTTTTTCATCGAGATAGGGTCTAGTGAGGAAGAGTGGGTAAATGATAGGGCTGGCGAGATAATAGCAGAAACTATAATGTACGTTTTGAATGAGTATGAAAGACACCTTGGAAAGTTTAAAGTTGCTCTTGGGATTGGCGGAGGGCATTACGCTCCCAAGCAAACCAAGAGAGCGCTTGAGGGGGATATCGCATTTGGCCACATCCTCCCAAAGTACGCTCAACCTGTCTCAAAGGATATCATTTTGAAGGCCCTTAATAGATTTGCTGAGAATGTTGATGCAATATACGTTGATTGGAAGGGGAGTAGAGGAGAAACTAGACAGCTGGCGAAGACTCTTGCCCAAGAACTTGGCTTGGAGTTCATTAAAGATTAA
- a CDS encoding nucleotidyltransferase domain-containing protein: MPREKVVRVWDEREIIYSPKRWRILWEKREKALKIMELLKDFDPHVYGSVARGDVRKDSDIDIVIPYRVPSYMIELALGDLIQRRRIVMATPWHLIKGHIEIDEETTVTFFLVDPTDRELEFYKWGGMLDLWGVKTKQRVPGVNKKLILIIPTEKGHIEREVVGREPEVAKILGVSIDIVEERVKVLTRRDRIGRTGIYLDEEVPDWKSFEEFLKELADRDPNIRRRVRESL, encoded by the coding sequence ATGCCCAGGGAGAAAGTAGTTAGGGTCTGGGACGAAAGAGAGATAATTTATTCTCCAAAGAGGTGGAGGATTCTTTGGGAGAAGAGGGAAAAAGCCCTCAAGATAATGGAGCTCTTGAAAGACTTCGACCCTCACGTCTACGGTAGCGTTGCGAGGGGAGACGTGAGGAAGGATAGTGACATAGACATAGTAATCCCCTACAGGGTGCCAAGCTACATGATAGAGCTGGCCTTGGGGGATTTGATCCAAAGAAGAAGAATAGTGATGGCAACTCCGTGGCATCTAATAAAGGGCCACATAGAAATAGATGAAGAGACAACGGTCACGTTCTTCCTAGTTGATCCAACCGATAGGGAACTTGAATTTTATAAATGGGGAGGAATGCTAGATCTATGGGGAGTGAAAACCAAGCAGAGAGTTCCTGGGGTGAACAAAAAGCTTATCCTAATAATTCCTACTGAAAAGGGTCACATAGAGAGGGAAGTCGTTGGAAGAGAGCCAGAGGTCGCTAAAATCCTGGGGGTTAGCATAGATATTGTAGAGGAGAGGGTTAAGGTTCTCACGAGGAGGGATAGAATTGGAAGGACTGGAATTTACCTCGATGAAGAAGTACCGGACTGGAAGAGCTTTGAGGAGTTCTTGAAGGAGCTTGCGGACAGGGATCCCAACATAAGGAGGAGGGTTAGGGAGAGCTTATGA
- a CDS encoding TIGR00296 family protein has product MYRIKDEWGEFLVKLARRAIEEYLRTGREIKPPEDTPPELWEKMGVFVTLNRHGVPPQAALRGCIGFPLPIYPLVKATIKAAIYAAVDDPRFPPVKLEEMDNLTVEVSVLTPPELIEGPPQERPKKIKVGRDGLIVEKGIYSGLLLPQVPVEWGWDEEEFLAETCWKAGLPPDCWLDPDTKVYKFTAEIFEEEYPRGPVRRKPLV; this is encoded by the coding sequence ATGTACAGGATTAAAGATGAGTGGGGTGAATTCCTCGTCAAGCTCGCCCGAAGAGCAATAGAGGAGTACCTCAGAACCGGAAGGGAAATAAAGCCACCAGAAGATACGCCACCTGAGCTATGGGAGAAGATGGGGGTCTTCGTTACCCTGAACAGGCACGGAGTTCCGCCCCAAGCGGCCCTGAGAGGATGCATAGGCTTTCCCCTACCAATATATCCTTTGGTTAAGGCAACGATAAAAGCCGCAATATATGCAGCAGTGGATGACCCCAGGTTCCCTCCAGTAAAGCTGGAGGAGATGGACAACTTAACCGTGGAGGTCAGCGTTCTAACACCCCCAGAGCTTATAGAAGGCCCACCTCAGGAAAGGCCAAAGAAGATCAAGGTTGGAAGGGACGGACTAATAGTGGAGAAGGGCATATACTCCGGCTTACTATTACCCCAGGTTCCAGTAGAGTGGGGCTGGGATGAGGAGGAGTTTCTCGCGGAGACTTGTTGGAAGGCAGGACTACCTCCAGACTGCTGGCTCGATCCAGATACGAAGGTGTACAAGTTCACCGCAGAGATATTTGAGGAGGAATATCCAAGAGGGCCCGTGAGGAGGAAGCCTCTTGTTTAG
- a CDS encoding ABC transporter ATP-binding protein yields the protein MLRLIDLWVGYSSDLPVLRNINLEVENGEVANFYGVNGIGKTTLLKTVATFLKPLKGSITYNGNPIQKIRDRIFFLPETVNVPSLVTGMDYVRAVTSLYGRIARKEEVLEALKIVNVPDPTLRLGRMSQGMKRRIQLSAALLVDAELFILDDPAVAIDSESKYELMGEILEILKEKGVVLMSSREPLNFCDYNIDLKMFSPKYVVNSMGVI from the coding sequence ATGTTAAGGCTTATTGACCTGTGGGTTGGGTACTCTAGCGATCTTCCCGTACTGAGGAACATCAATTTGGAAGTTGAGAATGGAGAGGTAGCCAACTTTTATGGTGTAAACGGGATAGGAAAAACTACCCTTTTAAAGACGGTGGCAACATTTCTGAAGCCCCTAAAAGGAAGTATAACATATAATGGCAATCCAATTCAAAAAATCAGGGATAGGATATTCTTTCTTCCAGAAACTGTGAACGTTCCGTCTCTAGTCACGGGGATGGATTATGTAAGGGCTGTAACATCACTTTATGGTAGGATAGCTAGAAAAGAAGAAGTTTTGGAGGCTCTTAAAATTGTGAATGTTCCTGATCCTACACTTAGGCTTGGAAGGATGTCTCAAGGCATGAAGAGAAGAATCCAGCTCTCGGCGGCGCTCCTTGTTGATGCGGAATTGTTTATCCTTGATGATCCAGCGGTTGCCATTGATAGTGAATCCAAGTATGAGTTAATGGGCGAGATTTTGGAAATACTAAAGGAAAAAGGAGTTGTGCTCATGTCTTCTAGGGAGCCCTTGAATTTCTGTGATTATAATATAGACCTGAAAATGTTCTCTCCAAAATATGTTGTAAATAGCATGGGCGTTATCTAA